In Dehalococcoidia bacterium, the sequence AAAGCTAATTTAATTTTTAATAATGAATAAATTTGATAAGTTGATGCTCCCATAGTTTTCAGCATATTTTCCATTTCATTATTTTTTTTATTAAGCCCGTCAAAAACTCCTATGCATATAGGGAAAAATGATATTAAGAACACCACTATAATTTTAGATAATAATCCAGCTCCAAACCAAACAATAAGAATAGGTGCAAGAGCAAAAATAGGGATCACTTGAGATGCAATTACATATGGCAATATAGATCTCTCTAAAACTTTCGAAAGAGTCATTGAAAAACCTAAAATTATTCCTAGAATCACTGCTAGTGCTAAACCTAATATAATTTCATATCCTGTCACTGACATGTGATATAACAGAAAACTTGTTGAGTTTAAGAATTCCAAAAAAATAGCTGATGGAGATGGTAAAAGCCAAGGTTCAAATAAATTCATAATTGATAAGATTTGCCAAATCGCTATGATAAAAATAAAGGCAAGAATTGGTAAATACCAATTTATTAATTTATTATATAAATTTTCTAACAATTACCTTACCTCTTCTAATCTACAATAGAGATCTTTACGAATCTCAAGAAATTCACCAGACATATTAATATTTGAGCTTCTAGGATGGGGCATAGAAATATCTTTTTGAAACCTAAAATTATTTTTGCCTGAACCCATGATTATAACTTTATCTGATAAAAAAATTGCTTCATCGATATCGTGAGTGACTAAAATTATTGATTTTTTTATATATTTCTTTAATTGCTCTAACCATATGTATAGTTCCATTCTAGTTATTGCATCGAGAGATGCAAAAGGCTCATCTAATAAAATAAATTCTGATTTTTGTATGATAGTTCTAAGAAAAGCAGCTCTTTGCTTCAATCCTCCAGACAATTCATTTGGATAGAAATCAATATATTCATTTATCCCAAGAATTTTAGACTTTTCAATTACATCATCATAACTTGATTGACTTTTATCACCTAGAATTTTCAATGGTAAAAGAACATTTTCTTTTACAGTTAACCAAGGAAATAGTAGGTCATTCTGCTGCATGTAAGAAATATTTCCGAGTAAATCTTTGTTGTTATCTATCGTAATATTGCCAGAAATAGGTTTTAGTATTCCTGAAATCATTT encodes:
- a CDS encoding ABC transporter ATP-binding protein, with the protein product MKKNIILEKIYYSFNNEAPIINNLSFEFPSGQTIAILGHSGCGKSTLLQMISGILKPISGNITIDNNKDLLGNISYMQQNDLLFPWLTVKENVLLPLKILGDKSQSSYDDVIEKSKILGINEYIDFYPNELSGGLKQRAAFLRTIIQKSEFILLDEPFASLDAITRMELYIWLEQLKKYIKKSIILVTHDIDEAIFLSDKVIIMGSGKNNFRFQKDISMPHPRSSNINMSGEFLEIRKDLYCRLEEVR
- a CDS encoding ABC transporter permease, giving the protein MLENLYNKLINWYLPILAFIFIIAIWQILSIMNLFEPWLLPSPSAIFLEFLNSTSFLLYHMSVTGYEIILGLALAVILGIILGFSMTLSKVLERSILPYVIASQVIPIFALAPILIVWFGAGLLSKIIVVFLISFFPICIGVFDGLNKKNNEMENMLKTMGASTYQIYSLLKIKLALPSFFSGLKVAAVSSVIGAVVAEWIGSKAGLGWIMKVSGPLFQTERVFASIFLLSLFASVLFLSVKIIEKKLIKGVY